The Sandaracinobacteroides saxicola nucleotide sequence CTTCGCCTCACTGGTCGCGTATCGCTCGACATAGCGCAGCGCCAACGCCCGCACCCCCGCCTCGTCCAGCGGCGGCAAGTCCCTGGGGCGGCGATGAGACCGATCGTCAGCAGCCATGCCCCGTCCTAAAACCCTTCCCCCCACGCCGCAACCACCCCGCGCCGGCCGCGCCCAGCCCGAAAAACATCAAGTGGCAGACCACCCGACAGTCAGCGCCCGATTTGTCGGGGGGAGCTCACTGCACACCATCAGTCGTCAGTCGCGTGAAACTGACGAGAATGTCCCAGCTTAGGCTCATGCCACGCCTGGCAACTTAGATTACAATCCACGATTGGTGTTAATCAACTCTGCGTCGTTCCATTTTGCGGCGCGACAGCCGATATCCGAGCATGAAAAATGGGGATCGTCAGTCTGAACCAAAGCAATTAGCAGCTTTGATTCCAGCAGATGGTCGCGAGCAGAACACTCGATGATATCCAGAATGACGCGAGCCAGATTTGGATCGCTGCCGACTAAGTGGTGAAACCCAGTAAACACTAGCGCGGCCCGGCGGGAAGGACCAAAAGGATAATGCTGCAAAGCATCGTTCAAGGCGTTAAGATTGCCACTCCAAGGCTCATACCCAAACTGCTCTAGCCACTTCAAAGCCCGCGAAATTTGTACCTCAAAAGATGGCGGTTGAGAGCCGCATGAAACCTCCGCGACCTCATAACCTAGTGCTACTAAAGCCTGCTGGGCACGAGCGAGGACGACGGGGCTCCAAAATAGGTTTATGGCTCCACCACATAAAAGTGGCCAGTCGGCCCGGATAAAGTCAGCTTCGCTTTCGAACATATTTCGCTATCTTCGTTGAGTATACGTCGGTTTTCAAGCAGATTGGTGGCTCTGTCTAACGTCCGAAACCTCGTTGAAACCCGTCAGCCCCAGATTTCAGCCACCCACCCACCCTCCCCCCTCAACCGTTGCCCTTTTGTTGCCATAGTCGGGCCGTCTTTTGAACGCGGCGCCGGCTCATGCCAAGGGTCCGCCAAACAGAGTCAACCGTTCAGGGACCCCATGGTGTCGCAACCCGATCAACAGCCCACCCCGCTCCTTCCCGGCATCCCGGTGCCCGCCAACCGGTTCGATACGTTGACCGACGCGCTGGACTATGCCGCCACCGCGGCCACCGGCTTCAACTTCTACAATGCCCGCGCCGACTTGGTCCGCGCCTATCCCTTCGCCGAGCTGGTTGCCGACGCCCGCGCCCACGCCCGCCGGCTGCTGCTGCGCGGCATTCCCGTCGATGCCGACGGCAGCCCGATGCGCGTCGCCCTCATCGCCGAGACCGGCCCCGATTTCGTCGCCGCCTTCTTCGGCGCGATCTACGCCGGCGCGCTCCCCGTGCCGCTGCCGCTGCCCACCAGCTTCGGCGGCCGCGACGCCTATGTCGGCCAGCTCCGCATCCAGCTCGAAAGCTCCGGCGCCGCCCTGGTGCTCTGTCCCGAGGGGCTGTTCGACATGGTGGCCGATGCCGCGCCCGCAGGCTGCGAACCCCTCGGCTGGCAGGCCTTCGCCGCCCTCCCCGCGCCCGACATCGCGCTTCCCACCGCCAACGCCGATGCCATCGCCTATCTGCAATACAGCAGCGGCAGCACGCGCTTCCCGCACGGCGTCGCCGTCACCCACCGCGCGCTGATGGCCAACCTCTACGGTCATGCCGTCGGCGTCCGCATCCGTCCCGGCGACCGCGTCATCAGCTGGCTGCCCTGGTATCATGACATGGGCCTCGTCGGCGGTGTCATGTCCCCCATCGCCTCGATCATGTCCGCCGACTATATGGCGACCGACGATTTCGCCCGCCGGCCGCTGTCCTGGCTCACTCTCATCAGCCGCAACCCCGGCACCACGCTCAGCTACTCCCCCACCTTCGGCTACGACATCTGCGCGCGCCGCATCAGCACGCAGACCCAGCCCGCCGGCCGCTTCGACCTCAGCCGCTGGCGCGTCGCCGGCAACGGCGCGGACATGATCCGCCCCGATGTCTGCCAGGCCTTCGTCGATGCCTTCGCCCCCGCCGGCTTCCAGGCCAGTGCCTTCGTCCCAAGCTATGGCCTTGCCGAGGCAACGCTCGCCGTCTCCATGGTCCCGCCCGGCGAGGGCATCGTCTGCGACCTGGTCGACGAACGCCGCCTCGCCGGAACGGGGGTCGCCACCGGCATCGCGGAGGCGCCCACCGATCCCTCCCGCCCCGTCCGCTACCGCGCCATCGTCGATTGCGGCGTCGCGCTCCCCGGCCTCACCATGCAGATCCGCGGCGACAATGGCGAACCCCTGCCCGACCGCGCCATCGGCCGCGTCTTCGTCCACGGCCTCGGCGTCATGGCCGGCTACTTCAGGGACCCCGCCGCCACCGCCGCCTGCCTCTCGCCCGATGGCTGGCTCGACACCGGTGACATGGGCTATCTGGTGAACGGCCGCATCCACATCGTCGGCCGCGCCAAGGACATGATCATCCTCAATGGCAAGAACCACTGGCCGCAGGACATCGAATGGGCGATCGAGCAGCTGGAGGGCTTCAAGGCCGGCGACATCGCCGCCTTCAGCCTCACCACCAGCAGCGGCGAGGAAGCGCCCGCCGTCCTCGTCCAGTGCCGCACCACCGACGACGCCGAGCGCGCCCGCCTCAGGGATTCGATCCGCGCCAAGGTCCGCAGCCTCACTGGCATGAACTGCGTGGTGGAACTTGTGCCGCCCCGCACCCTGCCCCGCACCTCGTCCGGCAAGCTCAGCCGCACCAAGGCCCGCCAACTCTACCTCAGCGGCGAAATCATCCCCCTCAACGTCGCCGCCTGACCCCTCTCCCGCTTGCGGGAGAGGGCGACTCGCGCGACAGCGCGAGCGGGGTGAGGGCCGTCACGCCAGCGCCCCCACGCCCCCGTCACAAACCGCGCCAGTCCCTCCCTCGCCTGCGGGGGAGGTCGCACGAGCGCAGCGAGTGACGGAGGGAGCGCCCCCCCCTTCACAAACCCCCCATCCCCCGCCAAACCCTCCCCCATGACCCCCGACGCCCGCCCCGGCTGGATCGACCACCTTCCCCGCACGGCCCAGAATTACGCCCGCCTCGCCCGCCTCGACCGCCCCGTCGGCATCGCCCTCCTGTTCTGGCCCTGCGCCATGGGCTGGACCCTCGGCGGCAACCCCGCGCTCTGGCTCCTCCTCCCCTGGTTCCTCCTCGGCGCCGCCGCCATGCGCGCCGCCGGCTGCGTCTATAACGACATCATCGACCGACGCCTCGACGCCCGGGTCGCCCGCACTGCCGCCCGCCCCCTCGCCAGCGGCGCCATCTCCGTCACCAGCGCCTGGGCCTTCCTCATCGCGCTCAGCCTGATCGGCCTCCTCGTCCTGCTCCAACTCCCTCGCCCCGCGCAGATCATCGCGCTGGGCAGCCTCGCCCTTGTCGCCGCCTACCCCTTCATGAAGCGCCTTACCTGGTGGCCGCAGGCCTGGCTCGGCCTCACCTTCAACTGGGGCGTCCCCGTCGCCTGGGCCGCCACCAACCCCACCCTCGCCGACCCCCTCCCCATGCTCATGCTCTACGCCGCCACCCTCTTTTGGACCCTGGGGTATGACAGCCTCTACGCCGTGCAGGACCTCGAGGACGACGCGCTCGCCGGCATCAAATCCTCCGCCCGGGCGCTGGGCCCCAACCTCCAGCGCGGCATCGTCCTCTTCTACACCGCCACCATCCTGCTGATGGCCGCCACCCTATACCA carries:
- a CDS encoding fatty acyl-AMP ligase; the encoded protein is MVSQPDQQPTPLLPGIPVPANRFDTLTDALDYAATAATGFNFYNARADLVRAYPFAELVADARAHARRLLLRGIPVDADGSPMRVALIAETGPDFVAAFFGAIYAGALPVPLPLPTSFGGRDAYVGQLRIQLESSGAALVLCPEGLFDMVADAAPAGCEPLGWQAFAALPAPDIALPTANADAIAYLQYSSGSTRFPHGVAVTHRALMANLYGHAVGVRIRPGDRVISWLPWYHDMGLVGGVMSPIASIMSADYMATDDFARRPLSWLTLISRNPGTTLSYSPTFGYDICARRISTQTQPAGRFDLSRWRVAGNGADMIRPDVCQAFVDAFAPAGFQASAFVPSYGLAEATLAVSMVPPGEGIVCDLVDERRLAGTGVATGIAEAPTDPSRPVRYRAIVDCGVALPGLTMQIRGDNGEPLPDRAIGRVFVHGLGVMAGYFRDPAATAACLSPDGWLDTGDMGYLVNGRIHIVGRAKDMIILNGKNHWPQDIEWAIEQLEGFKAGDIAAFSLTTSSGEEAPAVLVQCRTTDDAERARLRDSIRAKVRSLTGMNCVVELVPPRTLPRTSSGKLSRTKARQLYLSGEIIPLNVAA
- the ubiA gene encoding 4-hydroxybenzoate octaprenyltransferase yields the protein MTPDARPGWIDHLPRTAQNYARLARLDRPVGIALLFWPCAMGWTLGGNPALWLLLPWFLLGAAAMRAAGCVYNDIIDRRLDARVARTAARPLASGAISVTSAWAFLIALSLIGLLVLLQLPRPAQIIALGSLALVAAYPFMKRLTWWPQAWLGLTFNWGVPVAWAATNPTLADPLPMLMLYAATLFWTLGYDSLYAVQDLEDDALAGIKSSARALGPNLQRGIVLFYTATILLMAATLYHLRPDPLVLAALLPAALHLAWQAHKARAPDSRTALTLFKSNARAGLLLFLALAVASF